One Bosea sp. 685 DNA segment encodes these proteins:
- a CDS encoding enolase C-terminal domain-like protein, whose product MSGAVIERIRLFFIESPIKMARLQGVGNVKGTVKRVLVELTASDGVVGWGEAAPWEVFTGTAEAALAAIDVYLRPVLMDRPVKRVRETMALLDRALVGHAEAKVAIEMALLDIVGKAAGLSVADLLGGRVRDTIPLSFSIADPDFAADLERMRAMVPAGNVIYKVKTGVKPHKEDLAHLEAMRSEFGDAIDLRLDYNQALQPFGAIKILRDVDAFAPTFIEQPVPRDNLDAMAAFVAALDTPILADESCFDARDLNEVIRLKAANAISVKLMKAGGLLKAQAIMAIADQAGLPGYGGTLWEGGIGLAAGTQLIAATPGISLGCEFYMPHHVLTEDVLEERVANRNGHVVVPDGPGLGIRVSEASVRANARILAER is encoded by the coding sequence ATGAGCGGAGCTGTCATCGAGCGGATCAGGCTCTTTTTCATCGAAAGCCCGATCAAGATGGCCCGGCTCCAGGGCGTCGGCAACGTCAAGGGCACGGTCAAGCGCGTCCTCGTCGAGTTGACGGCAAGCGACGGCGTGGTGGGCTGGGGCGAAGCCGCCCCCTGGGAGGTCTTCACGGGCACGGCGGAAGCCGCGCTGGCGGCGATCGACGTCTATCTGCGCCCAGTGCTGATGGACCGCCCCGTCAAGCGCGTGCGCGAGACCATGGCCCTGCTCGACCGCGCGCTGGTTGGCCATGCCGAGGCCAAGGTCGCGATCGAGATGGCGCTGCTGGACATCGTCGGCAAGGCCGCGGGCCTTTCGGTCGCCGACCTGCTCGGCGGGCGGGTGCGCGACACGATCCCGCTCTCCTTCTCGATCGCCGATCCGGATTTCGCCGCTGATCTCGAGCGGATGCGCGCCATGGTCCCGGCCGGCAACGTGATCTACAAGGTCAAGACCGGCGTGAAGCCGCATAAGGAGGATCTCGCCCATCTCGAGGCGATGCGCTCCGAATTCGGCGACGCGATCGACCTCAGGCTCGACTATAATCAGGCGCTGCAGCCTTTCGGCGCGATCAAGATCCTGCGCGATGTCGACGCGTTCGCACCGACCTTCATCGAGCAGCCGGTTCCGCGCGACAATCTCGACGCGATGGCCGCCTTCGTGGCGGCGTTGGACACGCCGATCCTGGCTGATGAAAGCTGTTTCGACGCCCGCGATCTCAACGAGGTGATCCGCCTCAAGGCCGCGAACGCGATCTCGGTCAAGCTGATGAAGGCAGGCGGCCTCCTCAAGGCGCAGGCCATCATGGCGATCGCAGATCAGGCCGGGCTGCCGGGCTATGGCGGCACGCTATGGGAGGGCGGCATCGGGCTTGCCGCCGGCACGCAGCTCATCGCCGCGACGCCGGGCATCTCGCTCGGCTGCGAATTCTACATGCCCCACCACGTCCTGACCGAGGACGTGCTGGAGGAGCGCGTCGCCAACCGCAACGGGCATGTCGTGGTGCCGGACGGGCCGGGGCTCGGCATCCGCGTCAGCGAGGCTTCAGTGCGGGCCAATGCGCGCATCCTGGCCGAGCGCTGA
- a CDS encoding DHCW motif cupin fold protein translates to MKMSEIAFSTVDWSQVEPTRHAGEEGEATWRTRFFGPQDNQIRVRIVEYSPGYVADHWCSKGHVILCLEGELETTLEDGRVSVLTPGMSYQVADGAEAHRSRTTKGAKLFIVD, encoded by the coding sequence ATGAAGATGTCCGAGATCGCCTTTTCCACGGTCGACTGGTCGCAGGTCGAGCCGACCCGCCATGCCGGCGAGGAGGGCGAGGCGACCTGGCGCACGCGCTTCTTCGGGCCGCAGGACAATCAGATCCGCGTCCGCATCGTCGAGTATTCGCCGGGCTATGTCGCCGACCATTGGTGCAGCAAGGGCCACGTCATCCTCTGCCTCGAAGGCGAGCTGGAGACGACGCTGGAGGATGGCCGCGTCTCGGTGCTGACGCCGGGCATGAGCTATCAGGTCGCCGACGGTGCCGAAGCGCATCGCTCGCGCACGACGAAAGGCGCCAAGCTCTTCATCGTCGACTGA
- a CDS encoding transporter substrate-binding domain-containing protein, whose protein sequence is MSFRPDIGTMPDALRERLAPGGVLRAGINLSNFLLVSSRTPDGGPVGVSPDMALAIADTLGVALRYVTYESPGLLADAAGRDEWDIGLIGAEPQRAEVISFTPAYAAIEATYLVPVGSRFQSPLEVDAAGVRIAVTGRTAYGLWLDRNIVHAELVRSTTMDEALADFSDKKLDALAGLRPRLNSDVAQAPGTRILDGRFMAVQQAIGVPKATSDAVAYLTKFVEAARSLGFVADLIRKHGVEGLSVA, encoded by the coding sequence ATGTCATTTCGCCCCGATATCGGCACGATGCCGGACGCGTTGCGCGAGCGTCTGGCGCCCGGTGGCGTGCTGCGCGCCGGCATCAACCTGTCGAATTTCCTGCTGGTGTCGAGCCGCACGCCGGATGGCGGCCCCGTCGGCGTCTCACCCGACATGGCCCTCGCGATCGCCGATACGCTCGGTGTCGCGCTGCGTTATGTGACCTATGAATCGCCGGGCCTGCTGGCCGATGCCGCAGGGCGCGATGAATGGGATATCGGCCTGATCGGGGCCGAGCCGCAGCGCGCGGAGGTGATCAGCTTCACGCCGGCCTATGCCGCGATCGAGGCGACCTATCTCGTCCCGGTGGGATCGCGTTTCCAGAGCCCGCTAGAGGTCGATGCGGCAGGCGTCCGGATCGCCGTCACCGGCCGCACCGCCTATGGGCTCTGGCTCGACCGCAATATCGTCCATGCAGAGCTGGTGCGCTCGACGACGATGGACGAGGCGCTGGCGGATTTCAGCGACAAGAAGCTCGATGCGCTCGCAGGCTTGCGGCCTCGGCTCAACAGCGATGTGGCGCAAGCACCCGGTACACGCATCCTCGATGGCCGGTTCATGGCGGTTCAGCAGGCGATCGGCGTCCCAAAGGCGACGAGCGATGCGGTCGCCTATCTCACGAAATTCGTCGAGGCCGCCAGAAGCTTAGGCTTCGTCGCCGATCTCATCCGCAAGCATGGCGTCGAAGGTCTCAGCGTGGCCTGA
- a CDS encoding oligopeptide/dipeptide ABC transporter ATP-binding protein, whose product MRESGPILTVSSASCRFDVSAPALSRLLTREPRRILRAVETVSFTVERGTTFSIVGESGCGKSTLARMVVGLQRPTEGALHFSDITRLDGTIGPPRVQMIFQDPYASLNPRWRVGDIIAEPIRELKLRPDDASTMQRVGDLLEIVGLSRADASRYPHAFSGGQRQRISIARALATEADFLVCDEPTSALDVSVQAQILNLMVKLQKEFGLTYLFISHNLSVVRHMSDQLAIMYLGRFVETGPADEVFGNPRHPYTRLLLETIPDVEKPNRARRPMSGEVPSPIAPPPGCAFHPRCAMAADICRIERPPLRAMAAGALACHFG is encoded by the coding sequence ATGCGTGAAAGCGGCCCCATCCTCACCGTCTCCAGCGCCTCCTGCCGCTTCGACGTCTCGGCGCCTGCACTGTCGCGCCTGCTGACGCGCGAGCCGCGCCGCATCCTGCGCGCGGTCGAGACCGTCTCCTTCACGGTCGAGCGCGGTACGACCTTCAGCATCGTTGGCGAATCCGGCTGCGGGAAATCGACGCTGGCGCGCATGGTGGTAGGCCTGCAGCGGCCGACCGAAGGCGCGCTGCATTTCTCCGATATCACGCGCCTCGACGGCACGATCGGCCCGCCGCGCGTGCAGATGATCTTTCAGGACCCTTACGCGTCGCTGAACCCGCGCTGGCGCGTCGGCGACATCATTGCCGAGCCGATCCGCGAGTTGAAGCTGCGCCCGGACGATGCCTCCACCATGCAGCGCGTCGGCGATCTCTTGGAGATCGTCGGCCTGTCGCGTGCCGACGCGTCCCGCTATCCGCATGCCTTCTCCGGCGGCCAGCGCCAGCGCATCTCGATTGCGCGAGCACTAGCGACCGAGGCCGATTTCCTGGTCTGCGACGAACCGACCTCGGCGCTCGACGTTTCCGTACAGGCGCAGATCCTCAACCTGATGGTCAAACTCCAGAAGGAGTTCGGGCTGACCTATCTCTTCATCAGCCACAATCTCTCGGTCGTGCGCCACATGTCGGACCAGCTCGCGATCATGTATCTCGGACGCTTCGTCGAGACGGGGCCGGCAGACGAGGTCTTCGGCAATCCGCGCCATCCCTATACGCGGCTGCTGCTCGAGACGATTCCCGATGTCGAGAAGCCCAATCGCGCGCGCCGGCCTATGTCGGGCGAGGTCCCGAGCCCGATCGCGCCGCCGCCCGGCTGCGCCTTCCATCCGCGCTGCGCCATGGCGGCCGATATCTGCCGGATCGAACGGCCCCCCTTGCGGGCCATGGCGGCTGGCGCGCTGGCTTGCCATTTCGGCTGA
- a CDS encoding ABC transporter ATP-binding protein, translated as MSAVASPLLSVRDLRIVFDGRHGPLTALDGVSFDIAPGEILGVVGESGAGKSLTGTAVIGLLDPPGRISGGSIHLDGQRIDNLPPEPMRKLRGRRIGAIFQDPLTSLHPLLTVGDQLVETILTHLPVGKAQARKRALDLLKEVGIPAAEARIDQYPHQFSGGMRQRVVIALALCAEPKLIIADEPTTALDVSIQAQITTLLKRLCREHGTAIMLVTHDMGVIAETADRVAVMYAGRIVEIGPVAEVTRRPHHPYTAGLMASIPSVHTRNAVLNQIDGAMPRLNAIPEGCSFNPRCGFATGFCREHKPGLPVSAHAAACHFPLMEPAHA; from the coding sequence ATGAGCGCCGTCGCTTCGCCGCTGCTCTCGGTGCGCGACCTGCGCATCGTCTTCGATGGCCGACATGGCCCGTTGACGGCGCTCGATGGCGTTTCCTTCGACATCGCGCCCGGCGAAATCCTCGGCGTGGTCGGAGAATCCGGCGCCGGCAAATCCCTGACTGGAACGGCGGTGATCGGCCTGCTCGATCCGCCGGGACGCATCAGCGGCGGCTCGATCCATCTCGACGGGCAGCGTATCGACAATCTCCCGCCCGAGCCGATGCGCAAGCTGCGCGGCCGCCGGATCGGCGCGATCTTCCAGGATCCGCTGACCTCGCTGCATCCGCTGCTGACGGTGGGCGACCAGCTTGTCGAGACGATCCTGACGCATCTCCCGGTCGGCAAGGCGCAGGCGCGCAAGCGCGCGCTCGATCTCCTGAAGGAGGTCGGCATCCCAGCGGCAGAGGCGCGCATCGACCAGTATCCGCACCAGTTTTCCGGCGGCATGCGCCAGCGCGTGGTGATTGCGCTTGCGCTCTGCGCCGAGCCGAAGCTGATCATCGCCGACGAGCCGACCACGGCGCTCGACGTTTCGATCCAGGCGCAGATCACCACGCTGCTGAAGCGCCTTTGCCGCGAGCACGGCACCGCGATCATGCTGGTGACGCATGATATGGGCGTCATCGCCGAGACGGCTGATCGGGTCGCCGTGATGTATGCCGGGCGCATCGTCGAGATCGGCCCGGTCGCGGAGGTCACGCGCCGGCCGCATCATCCCTATACCGCCGGTCTGATGGCCTCGATCCCGAGCGTCCACACCCGCAATGCGGTACTCAACCAGATCGACGGCGCGATGCCGCGTCTGAATGCCATTCCGGAAGGTTGTTCCTTCAATCCCCGCTGCGGGTTCGCAACCGGGTTCTGCCGCGAGCATAAGCCCGGCTTGCCGGTCTCGGCCCATGCCGCCGCCTGCCATTTCCCGCTGATGGAGCCGGCACATGCGTGA